In the genome of Crassostrea angulata isolate pt1a10 chromosome 6, ASM2561291v2, whole genome shotgun sequence, the window TTTCTGCTGACAATAGGGCACAATTagtacccatgggaattccaacagattgttggaagacttgatttccaaaaactacacagatgttgtctatcagaaactcaagcatctttttaatgtcaactacagagtacttgtgtgtgcaatcagaatagtttttaataattttttttatatatttccaatgacaaggtaAGCATTTTTACGACTTCCATTTTTACTGAAGAATTTACGGATAGGTGATGTAGTCTGTCCCTTACATTGATGTTTATCAATCCATTACTCTGCTTTAAGAACTTTAATTAAGTTCGTTTGAAGAAATTTGGAAATACATGCGTAAAGAGTTGTTTCGCTAGTTCAAATGAAATGTAAAAGACAACGGTCATTgcataattaataaaatgatttgcTAACGTAGGATTTGGTTTTTTCCCCTGCAATGCCCATTATCTTAATAgtaaattattaatgaaaatgttttaatgtttaatgttttgaacattttcaagTAAAAACGTTTTTGCGTAACAGCGATATTCCAGATTACAAGCTAATCACATTTTCGtgggtttttctttttgttcagGCTGCAAGACAGGGTGGATGCAGTTTCAGAACAAGTGCTACTACTTCAGTGTTCTTTCAAGGGAATGGGGCGTAGCGTCTGTAAGAATTTCATCCTCTAATTATTGTTATCCACtatccagagagagagagagagagagagagagagagagagagagagagagagagagagagagagagagagagagagagagagagagagagagagagagagagagagagagagagaagttcGATCTGGAATAAAAAGTACCCGTTTTGACCAACTCTTCATTTGTCATAAAAAAgctataaattatttgatttttttgtctaAGTGCTCTGAATTATTAGATTTGTTGTATTAACACGGAACAGATTGATAAAGTACATATACCTTACTCTATTCAAAATTATCTCTTTTATTTTAGgatgttaaatacatgtaccaacctCTTGGGGCTAAATCTGCAAGACTGTAGTCACTATGAATAATTCGGCGTGGGCTACAGCTCTGCAGTTTTCTAGTAGTCCACTTCGCTCTTCCTTTAGAGCGGACTATGTTGTTTACTTTACAGAACCACTAACTTTGTATAACTGTTTTGACTAAAGCATTTAAGATCAAAGTACATCagagccattttaacaagagcttggactttgggtagttgtgtaaaacaaaattgtgGCATAgccctgtctatttcattgttgacCACTGATCCATGGCTTTCTAAGATGAACGATATTGTCTATCTTTTGAGCCAATACTATGCAGTTTATGCAAATTCCACTCTTAACCACTcatttttacttgttttgatCCAAGAATATTTACGTTCTACCGAAAGTACatggtcttgttaaaatggtacTATTTCATCGGTCTTTATAGTATATCAAAGCAATTAAGAACACCTAAGATTTCacagtatatgtaaatattttaatgtatatcatTGCATTTAAAAACACCTAGGAATTCATAGTATATTAATTTGAtgttaattaaaacattaagaaCACTTAAGAATAGTgcgttcattcatacatgtacgtgtatggTTTTTCAGAGCTATTGCAAAGCGTTCAAGTCTAAGTTGGCAGAACCTCAAACCGAGGCTGAAGCTCACTTCCTGTCCAGCCATGCTAAAAAATTCGGTTTGTTCTCATATaattaatttagttttataATACATCTTTAAATCTTGGACAATACACGGTAATTAAATACTGAGTATAGTTTTTGTAAATCCAATCAAGAGAGATCGATGGTGGTCGTTAAGATTATATTgcccatttttttttgtatatttacctCCCTAAGACGAAGACTTCTGTCTAAAGATATAAAGAGTAATATGCTCaaatttaaagctaaaatattcgGAGTTATTTCTTGATTAGATATTCGTTTATGGCCAAAAATATGACATGACAAAATGTAAGGAAGATTTGATGGTTAATTTGGTGAcacccccagcctccttaacaTCCTTTAGAAGGAGagcttttgataaaataaaaatctaggAAGATattgtattcaaaatttaaagcaaaaaaaataagaaagtttagaactattttgtttataataaaataaggTAGATTTGACGGATAGTCTTATTGTCCAACCAGCCTTCTTAAGGTTTTATCAAATTAAGGTGGGAAAAGCTTTTGGATTGGGATCACTGATATGAAGAAAGAAACAACCTGGACGTATGCGTCCAATCAGCAACCAATTCACAAAGCCTCGTTTTGGGGAGTACATGAACCAAACGGACACGCTGTCGAGAACTGAGCAATGCTGTGGTCAGGAAGTCATGACAAAATGGCAGATTATACTTGCGCCGGAGGCCTAAATTTTATTTGTGAACAAGATCAAGAGTAAGTTTATAATGAATTCAGCTGATCAGAATTCgatacatttcttttttaattgtttacatttcgattGTATTATCTTTCAGACTCTCCGAGGTACAAAATGTAGTTATTGGTTGATATATgaacagaaatacatgtatattgatgtATTGTACTTTTTTAGTTCTATTGGGGAGTTGATAACATACATGCAGTTACTCGGGAGAAACTCCATTCATTTATCACTACtatttataattaatacatttacgAATCAAATGTAGGAATTCCCCCTAAATCAGTCGTAATTAACTGCGCCATTCTAAATCATAGAGTCTGTTCACAATCCTCGTCGCCAATGTAGTATCCTTTAGCACTGGATTACTATATGATTAATATCGATTGTCAATGACCCATCACCTGGAACACACTATGCATTTCAGACTCTTTTTAATCAAGGGCAATAATCCAAACATACATTACACACAGATTTATTGTTCttacatataattattacaattgGTACGTTAACTTATGAGTATTTTTATGTATTGCAAGGGAAAAAATAACTCAATCCCACATTTCAGTGAAGTTAAGAAAGTTTACtttttgtgtgcatttttaaaatgttcattgaatgCACCGGTAGTTTAACATGATTGAACAACTGAGTATCTGTGATTTAAATTCCCCTCTACTGTTAATCAAAATTACCGATTAcgccatttgaaaaaaaaattgtcgacAAGGAAGTATCAGAGGAGAATTAAGGAAAATGACTCATACAAAATATGCGTCTAAAAATTGACCGTGATAATTTGTATATTAGATAATTAAGCATTTAAATAGATCTCTGCAGCCTCTGATTTGCTATCAAAGATAAAATGGAACGCTGTACAGAATAGAGACTGCTCTACTTGAAATTTAGgattaaatttcaagaaactgCTTCGTATAACACAGCATTTTGCTGGATATATAATCGCTTTATTAATACGGCTTGCTTTCCCGTGTACTTAAGAGGGTAACAATAACTAATGGTTATATACCCGAGTCCCAGTGAACATGAATGAGGCGTGTTCATCTTTGATATGAAGAACAGTATTGTTTCTGTTTCAGCTAAATTATAATCACCGCATATGTGCACAGTGTTTGTCAAAGAAGAgtagaaattaaagaaatttcagGAGTGAAAAAGGATCATTTagacaaattcaattttcattcGATCGTCAGTTATGTCGATTTTTACTTCTTTTACCGTTTTTTAGATAGACGACAAATGATACATGCTCAAATCTGTCAGAGACGAAGGACCATTGGTAGAAGATGTGCAATTTTCGGTCGCTAAGCGTGAAAAAGAACTTTAAATATCGCTATTAATGATgcaaatttttctaaatcataATATTTACAGGAAATGACGGTAAAGcgatttgaaatataaagatataaagtttctttttttattttaatactttaaatATCTGAATTGTGTCTTATTACTTTAAAGAATCTTGcgttaacattaaaaaaaaaccccggaaTATGTTTACCTTATTAAACACTTTCAGTGacgatttatatattttatattattcaaataGGGTTTCAATATAAAACTGACATCGAACTTGTTGCATATACATTCAAAAGCTATTTATCCAATTTTTCTCCACgtaactgaaataaaatatgattaagTGACTGATCCAAAACAACTCTTAATCGCTTAGATCAGGATTTAACTTACTCAAGGTATaagtttactcagaatgaaaaaaaattccactggtgataatgaaaaaccatctattttTTGTTAAAGACCTTTCATGGTAGtactatttttcactttcaaaaaagtaggtcactGACCTACTTTTGAGTTAATAGCCATTgagtattttttgaaaatttaagaaaacccgtaaaaattttacactatgattgagattttcttaattaactTTTAAGAtgtaaatacagtttatgaatggcagtgacactaaacagACACAAAGCATCAAGTTTtcaatcacaatttttataaatattctagtccaaatttcctctatcagttttcaaatccctaccgatttttgtttcaatttaacagaaaaaatgaattatgataatgcttaaacatttatagcattaaacttAGTATATTGACTTTACTCTGCAGGCATAAAccttatatgaggtcaatgatcaacattttgagatatagtgtcttttatcgtttttaggcatttttcaatatgtttgtagtgtgtgccatttGATTATCTAAATGACAAAGTGAGATagaaccaacagaaaatatgcaaaattatgttgactaacaaataaaatcttaactttgaatattacagtactaccaaatatatttctgtgaaaaacaaaatctgaaaattttagtccaaATTTACTATGTTTTGACAAAAGTCTAACTTTGTTTGaacctaattccataatatagtaaatatATCGAATggtatgtcaataataattcatttcataaatactttttttgtttagaacaaattttacccatgacattgaactttataacaatccgaatttgagaactcaaacccgagtaaacaacgtccttaaacATGACCCAAATTCATTGGCTAATCCgcattaatctttttttctctctaagtTGTCAATTGATCACTTCACGTCGCTGTGAACTTAGAGACATTCTTAAAGATCTTTTAAAGGCACTACATTATACAATGTATGTCCTTCATTTATTCACGTTTGACATCAATTTGCAGAATAAGGGTGCTGATGAGACCAAAACCTTTGAATCAAACGTTTAAATCAAATCATTAAACCACCCAATACCCAGCACGTCATGAATAGTTAGGCATATATGTTTCAATACGATCgtaaaatatcaataacatGGGAAAACCCAAAATCGGATTTTTAACCGTCTTTGTTAAGAAGTAAAAGCAATACCGTACGATGTTTCATTACAGAACTTACAGGCACAATATCTGAACATAATAGTTCTCTTGATGTGTCCGTACgaataaaaaacaatgtatatctttattttctacatagcAATTTTACACACTACGCATGGATTCGTTAGTTTTGGACATTCGTACAGACCCTGGAATGATACAGCAAATCCGAACCGAACAAATCTGTTTTGTCATTCTGACTGTGATCAACATTTATCCAAACACAGAGTAGAACATTGTTGTCGATGCCATGTGCAACCTGTCTGGGATCTGGTGCTCACGGACGTTGACTTTCTTAATGTAGAGTATATAAGGAGGCGTGGAACAGCATTTATCGTTTCGATCAAACAACTTATGAAATACAAGTACCAGATATTGGTACATACATATGGATTCCTCAGCGAAATCCCTGGAAATGTTTGTGAATTTGCACAAAAATTGGTAAAACTTGACCTTTCACAAAACGCAATTACAGTTCTTGAAAATATCAGCTGCTTGAAAAATTTGGACACGCTCATCTTAGCACGAAATAAAATAACACAGGTTAAAAACGAAACTTTTTCCGGATTGTCGTTGTTACGTGTATTAGATTTGTCAAACAACGTCATAAAAGTGCTTGAACCGAACACACTGTCAGATACCTCGCTGTTTCTTCACAGTGCAAATTTCCGTCAAAACCAAATGCAGACCATAGACATAACCAATGTTGTCATTGAAAACCCGTTCTGCAAAATCGATTACACAGACAATAAAATGACCGATTTAACAAATGAAGTTTCTTTTCGAATTGATCCTGATAAAATTTATGGCGACGGAGGTTATGTCGATTTAGCTGACAACATGTTTCAAACATGGATAAACTTTACTGATTTGGGCTTTTATGACCTTAACCTTTTTGGAAAGGTTATTTCCTATGGTTTTGATTTACGAGGAGCAAACTGGACCTGCGACTGTAAAATGCAACCATTTCTGGAGAAAGTGAAACCTTATTTAGGGAAAATATGGAGAGATTATTACAATATAACGTGCACAGAACCTCCCGAATTGTCAGGGATCTCTATTGCAGATATGACcatgaaaaacaaattggaTAACTTAATATGCAATATTTCAGTTTCCAGTGGATGTCCTCTTGGTTGTCATTGTTACGAACAGCCAAGCGAGAGGCGAACTGTGGTGAACTGTACGGGAGTAGGGTTAACAACAATGCCTTCCAAACTTCCGGCTTTCAGTAATATTGAGTTATTATTGGAGAACAATTTAATACCCGAACTAAGCGATATGGAATGTTTAACACAActtaaaaaattagaaattaataataatCCGCTTCAGAGGATCTCATCGGGTTTGGCAAACCGAATAAAATACAACGTTGATATCAGTTTAAATTGCACGAATCTCGAAAAAATTCCGATCACGTTTAAACAATTAGACCAACATCGAGTGAAATTAGGCATTTGCAACATAACCTGTGACTGCTCGTCCAAATGGGTAAAAGAATGGATTTCTGCAAAATATGATAATTCTAATCACAATGAAGTGTACTGTAAAACATCTGGGGGGAATATTCctattatttcatttaactttGATGCATTGGATTGCGCGGTCGAACAGTTCCTAATTTACATTGCTATCGCTCTAgctttgtttttaattcttttgtcGGTTTGTATGTTAGTGCTCTACCATTACCGGTATGAATTAGTCCTTATTCACAAAAACCCAACCACTGGCAGAGAAAATATGGTCTCAATGCTATACGATATCTATATCgttgtaaatgaaaataacaacgagGCACTTTTATGGGCAAAGACGGTTTTAACCCATAAACTAAAAAGACTCGGGTATAACACATACTTTCCATGCAGGGATAACATTTTTGGAGACGTTAAAGAGGAACAGATTATTCAAATGATATCGGAGAGCAGGGATGTTATTGTTCTTCTAACATCAGAATTTAAATCACATGAGGAAGATTTAAACACGCTTTATGCGAATTTGGAATGGCGCCATGCTTGGAACAATTTCAAAACTAATTCCAGTGAGCGAAACCTTATTGTTATCAATTTTGATCAATTGAAAGCAAGGGATTTTGACGTATCTCCCCTAAAGGCGTTTCTCCGTTTAAAGATGACGTTAGATTTTGCAGACAGAAGTCACAGCCTTATGGGAGACCTGCTGGCAAGAATTGGGCCCCCGTCTCgtgtaaataaaaaaccaaTCTACAAACAGACACACAAGGATCATACACAATTCATTGAGCTGTATTTTGAGTGAAAAAAGATTGCACTTTAGACTGAATATTAGTATTCTGAACGTACGGTATAATAgcctggatttttttttttacatgatttattaaaatgtgaATAAAGAACGCATAGACGCTTGTTAAGATTTGATAGTTTTTTCGATATGTTGTTTATCATTGATATCCACATGTTTGGTTTATTACTTTATTAACGTTAAGGTGACTTTCATAACAGTATCTAAGAATTTCCCTTTAAATTTATCAGATATGTTTTCTGTGATAAAAAGTTTATGAGTGTGGTACAATacaattataaacaataagaatattatgatcatttaaaaaaaaaattcatt includes:
- the LOC128186568 gene encoding C-type lectin domain family 2 member D11-like, whose amino-acid sequence is MQFQNKCYYFSVLSREWGVASSYCKAFKSKLAEPQTEAEAHFLSSHAKKFGGKSFWIGITDMKKETTWTYASNQQPIHKASFWGVHEPNGHAVEN
- the LOC128188663 gene encoding slit homolog 3 protein-like yields the protein MYIFIFYIAILHTTHGFVSFGHSYRPWNDTANPNRTNLFCHSDCDQHLSKHRVEHCCRCHVQPVWDLVLTDVDFLNVEYIRRRGTAFIVSIKQLMKYKYQILVHTYGFLSEIPGNVCEFAQKLVKLDLSQNAITVLENISCLKNLDTLILARNKITQVKNETFSGLSLLRVLDLSNNVIKVLEPNTLSDTSLFLHSANFRQNQMQTIDITNVVIENPFCKIDYTDNKMTDLTNEVSFRIDPDKIYGDGGYVDLADNMFQTWINFTDLGFYDLNLFGKVISYGFDLRGANWTCDCKMQPFLEKVKPYLGKIWRDYYNITCTEPPELSGISIADMTMKNKLDNLICNISVSSGCPLGCHCYEQPSERRTVVNCTGVGLTTMPSKLPAFSNIELLLENNLIPELSDMECLTQLKKLEINNNPLQRISSGLANRIKYNVDISLNCTNLEKIPITFKQLDQHRVKLGICNITCDCSSKWVKEWISAKYDNSNHNEVYCKTSGGNIPIISFNFDALDCAVEQFLIYIAIALALFLILLSVCMLVLYHYRYELVLIHKNPTTGRENMVSMLYDIYIVVNENNNEALLWAKTVLTHKLKRLGYNTYFPCRDNIFGDVKEEQIIQMISESRDVIVLLTSEFKSHEEDLNTLYANLEWRHAWNNFKTNSSERNLIVINFDQLKARDFDVSPLKAFLRLKMTLDFADRSHSLMGDLLARIGPPSRVNKKPIYKQTHKDHTQFIELYFE